Proteins from a single region of Companilactobacillus farciminis KCTC 3681 = DSM 20184:
- a CDS encoding heavy metal translocating P-type ATPase produces MNNEEMHDMKNMDMDHSTMGMSGSHMMMHGGHMMDMGDLRQKFWISLVLAIPVFILSPFMGLNLPFQVQFPGSDWIVLALATILFFYGGKPFISGAKGELMSKQPAMMTLITMGISVAYIYSLYAFVENNLLHSSTHIMDFFWELASLIVIMLLGHWIEMKSTMSAGNALQKIASLVPSKVHMVHDDQTMDHDISMVKAGNVIEVRAGESVPLDGHIISGSSYINESLITGESKAVKKEVGSKVVGGSINGEGTIRVKVDKSANEGYLSQISKLVSDAQNNRSKTQMLADKVSSWLFYAALSVGIIAFVYWLIFGDMNTALNRLVAVLVIACPHALGLAIPLVMSRSTSIAATNGLIIRDNQAMENSRKIDYVAMDKTGTLTEGKFTVNGLQSLDKSIDNKNLLAIIAGIEGGSSHPIASSIVSYAKDKEIQPAAIDNIQALKGYGMSASFDNRQYYLVNMKYLSEHEISLDKKLVQTYLDKGNTISYLVADKKVLGFVALGDRIKKNTIEFIKELKARNITPIMLTGDNKEAAAIMAKQMGIDEFRAELLPEDKHQVIKQLELSGHHVLMVGDGINDAPSLASATIGVAIGAGTDVAIDSADVVLYNSDPSDIIKFLKLSHNTYKKTVENLWWGAGYNIIAIPLAAGILAGIGFVLSPAVGAVVMSLSTVVVALNALTLKM; encoded by the coding sequence ATGAATAATGAAGAGATGCACGATATGAAAAATATGGATATGGATCATTCAACTATGGGCATGTCGGGAAGTCATATGATGATGCACGGTGGTCATATGATGGATATGGGGGACTTGAGACAGAAATTTTGGATCTCACTTGTTTTAGCAATACCAGTATTTATCCTTTCACCATTTATGGGCTTGAATTTGCCATTCCAAGTTCAATTTCCAGGATCTGATTGGATAGTTTTAGCACTAGCAACAATCCTTTTCTTCTATGGTGGCAAACCATTTATCAGTGGTGCCAAAGGAGAATTAATGTCCAAGCAGCCTGCAATGATGACTTTGATCACTATGGGTATCAGTGTTGCTTATATTTACAGTCTATATGCTTTTGTTGAGAACAATTTATTACATTCTTCAACGCACATCATGGACTTTTTCTGGGAACTGGCATCTTTGATCGTCATCATGCTGCTAGGTCACTGGATTGAAATGAAGTCGACGATGAGTGCCGGCAATGCTTTACAAAAAATTGCTTCATTAGTACCAAGCAAGGTACATATGGTTCACGATGATCAAACAATGGATCATGATATTTCAATGGTTAAGGCCGGCAATGTTATTGAGGTACGTGCTGGTGAATCGGTTCCACTCGATGGACATATTATCAGTGGTTCTAGTTATATCAATGAATCTTTGATCACCGGGGAATCTAAAGCGGTCAAAAAAGAAGTCGGTAGCAAGGTAGTCGGCGGATCAATCAACGGTGAGGGTACGATTCGTGTAAAAGTTGATAAATCTGCCAATGAGGGCTACTTGTCTCAAATCAGTAAACTAGTATCTGATGCACAAAATAATCGTTCTAAGACGCAAATGTTAGCCGATAAGGTATCTAGCTGGCTGTTCTATGCTGCTTTGTCAGTAGGAATCATTGCTTTTGTTTATTGGTTGATTTTTGGCGATATGAATACAGCCTTAAATAGATTAGTGGCTGTTTTGGTTATCGCTTGTCCGCATGCTTTAGGTTTGGCAATTCCTTTGGTTATGTCACGTAGTACTTCAATTGCTGCAACAAATGGTTTGATTATTCGTGACAATCAAGCAATGGAAAATAGTCGTAAGATTGATTATGTAGCCATGGATAAAACTGGTACTTTGACAGAAGGAAAGTTCACGGTTAATGGTTTGCAAAGTCTTGATAAATCAATCGATAATAAGAACCTATTAGCGATTATTGCCGGAATCGAAGGTGGATCTAGTCACCCAATTGCAAGTAGTATTGTCAGTTACGCGAAAGATAAAGAAATCCAACCAGCTGCTATCGACAATATCCAAGCTCTAAAAGGTTATGGGATGAGTGCTAGTTTTGATAACCGTCAATATTATTTAGTTAATATGAAATACTTGAGTGAACATGAAATTTCACTAGATAAGAAATTAGTTCAAACATATTTAGACAAAGGTAATACGATTAGTTATTTAGTAGCCGATAAAAAGGTACTTGGGTTCGTAGCTTTAGGCGATCGAATCAAGAAGAATACCATTGAATTTATCAAAGAATTAAAAGCTAGAAATATTACGCCTATTATGTTGACCGGTGATAATAAAGAAGCAGCTGCTATTATGGCTAAGCAAATGGGCATCGATGAATTTCGTGCTGAGTTATTGCCAGAAGACAAGCATCAAGTCATTAAACAATTGGAACTTAGCGGTCATCACGTTTTGATGGTCGGTGATGGAATCAATGATGCTCCTAGTTTAGCTTCAGCCACTATCGGTGTTGCTATTGGAGCCGGAACTGACGTCGCAATTGATTCTGCAGATGTAGTCTTGTATAACAGTGATCCTAGCGATATCATCAAATTCTTGAAATTATCGCATAATACTTACAAGAAGACTGTGGAGAATCTTTGGTGGGGTGCTGGATACAATATTATTGCTATTCCACTAGCTGCCGGTATTTTAGCAGGGATTGGTTTCGTTTTGAGCCCAGCTGTTGGTGCGGTAGTAATGTCACTTTCAACCGTCGTCGTAGCTTTGAATGCTTTGACTTTAAAAATGTAA